One genomic window of Candidatus Eisenbacteria bacterium includes the following:
- a CDS encoding GNAT family N-acetyltransferase → MRWEARGYRPGDEEAILELFRVVFGEAKMTLAIWNWLYRENPEPDPIIGLAFDQETRALVAHGAVLPLPALLRGRRATFGLAMDAMTDPAVRGAALGRRGAFVLAAEQVIGRIVPRMPLAYGFPGERHLALGRLLLGYEPIGPVPSLGRALDPPGEMRRERFLAPWKIHRVLRFGVRADELWRAVRRDYPLALYRNSRYLNWRYFKIPHHRYRVFALTGRLGRWKGWAVLSVEGKTARLVDLFVPRGIPDGTESLVRRALDEAARMGAERCVAWMPKHSPGRPLLEKLGFLPEPEEEQDFLAVRIHDRTLTKEAVERSFHFQMGDSDMF, encoded by the coding sequence ATGAGATGGGAGGCGCGCGGCTATCGTCCCGGAGACGAAGAAGCGATTCTCGAGCTCTTTCGGGTCGTCTTCGGCGAGGCGAAGATGACGCTCGCGATCTGGAACTGGCTCTACCGAGAGAACCCGGAGCCGGATCCGATCATCGGCCTCGCCTTCGATCAGGAGACCCGCGCCCTCGTCGCTCACGGCGCGGTTCTTCCCCTCCCCGCGCTCCTCAGGGGTCGCCGCGCGACCTTCGGGCTCGCGATGGACGCGATGACCGACCCCGCGGTCCGCGGAGCAGCGCTCGGGCGGCGCGGAGCGTTCGTCCTCGCGGCGGAACAGGTGATCGGGAGGATCGTTCCGAGAATGCCTCTCGCCTACGGATTCCCCGGGGAGAGGCATCTCGCGCTCGGCCGCCTCCTCCTCGGCTACGAGCCGATCGGGCCGGTCCCCTCTCTTGGGCGCGCGCTCGACCCGCCGGGGGAGATGCGTCGCGAGAGGTTTCTGGCGCCGTGGAAGATTCACCGCGTGCTACGTTTCGGGGTCCGCGCCGACGAGCTTTGGAGGGCGGTCCGCCGAGACTACCCGTTGGCCTTATATCGCAATAGTCGATATCTAAATTGGCGTTACTTTAAGATTCCCCATCATCGCTATCGGGTCTTCGCCCTGACCGGCCGCCTCGGTCGATGGAAAGGATGGGCGGTCCTCTCCGTGGAGGGGAAGACCGCGCGCCTCGTGGATCTTTTTGTCCCGAGGGGGATTCCCGACGGGACGGAGTCCCTCGTCCGAAGGGCGCTCGATGAGGCGGCGCGAATGGGCGCCGAGCGATGCGTGGCGTGGATGCCCAAGCACTCCCCCGGTCGACCTCTTCTCGAGAAGCTCGGCTTTCTTCCAGAGCCGGAGGAGGAGCAGGACTTCCTCGCGGTCCGGATCCACGATCGAACGCTCACGAAAGAGGCCGTCGAGCGGAGCTTCCACTTTCAGATGGGCGACTCCGACATGTTCTAG
- a CDS encoding glycosyltransferase yields MSSSALDFDLMSPLPAIDLSEKHARAFVVVRYLGRPVGAAWLPAADIRDGGESLRETLAEAGGRALRLARLEDRIGWRPVSPLDRPASPATVGVCTRDRPEDLRRCLEALRRMPDDGQEVLVVDSASSSDEVERVAKSVPGVRYLREERPGLDRARNRVLREARRPIVAFTDDDAAPEPLWLRALARNFEDRLVLAATGLVLPLDLATDAQEWRERLSSFARGFERKIFEAARMSPAAAGHVGAGVSMALRKDAADRVGPFDEALDAGTRTRSGGDTEMFARILAAGYRIVYDPEAVSRHRHAPGWDEARATFFGYGVGAYAAWTRLLLFEHETTVLGHAAAWFFKHQLPALVRSLLRVPGSAPADLLWAELRGCAAGPFAYFRARAENGR; encoded by the coding sequence ATGAGTAGCTCTGCTCTTGATTTCGATCTCATGTCGCCTCTCCCGGCGATCGATCTCTCCGAGAAACACGCGCGCGCCTTCGTCGTGGTCCGCTACCTGGGAAGACCGGTCGGCGCGGCTTGGCTGCCGGCGGCGGACATCCGCGACGGAGGAGAATCGCTGCGAGAGACGCTCGCGGAGGCCGGCGGGAGAGCGCTTCGGCTCGCGCGCCTCGAAGACCGGATCGGATGGAGGCCGGTTTCCCCGCTCGACCGCCCCGCGTCCCCCGCGACCGTCGGCGTCTGCACGCGCGACCGGCCGGAGGATCTCCGACGCTGTCTGGAGGCTCTCCGCCGTATGCCGGACGATGGACAGGAAGTTCTCGTCGTCGACAGCGCCTCGTCTTCCGACGAGGTGGAACGAGTCGCGAAAAGCGTTCCGGGAGTTCGATATCTCCGCGAGGAGCGGCCCGGTCTCGACCGGGCGCGGAACCGTGTCCTTCGCGAGGCGCGCCGTCCGATCGTCGCGTTCACGGACGACGACGCGGCCCCCGAGCCTCTCTGGCTTCGCGCGCTCGCCCGCAACTTCGAGGACCGGCTCGTTCTCGCCGCCACAGGGCTCGTTCTTCCTCTCGATCTTGCGACGGACGCGCAGGAGTGGCGGGAGCGGTTGAGCTCCTTCGCGCGAGGCTTCGAACGGAAGATCTTTGAGGCCGCGCGCATGAGCCCCGCCGCCGCGGGGCACGTGGGCGCGGGGGTCAGCATGGCTCTTCGAAAAGACGCCGCCGATCGCGTGGGACCTTTCGACGAAGCGCTCGACGCAGGAACGCGCACCCGCTCCGGAGGCGACACGGAGATGTTCGCGAGGATCCTCGCGGCCGGCTACCGCATCGTCTACGACCCCGAGGCGGTCTCGAGGCATCGACACGCGCCCGGATGGGACGAGGCCCGCGCGACGTTCTTCGGGTACGGGGTCGGCGCGTACGCCGCATGGACCCGCCTTCTTCTCTTCGAACACGAGACGACCGTCCTCGGCCACGCCGCCGCCTGGTTCTTCAAACATCAACTTCCGGCTCTCGTCCGGTCGCTCCTTCGAGTTCCCGGCAGCGCTCCGGCAGATCTCCTCTGGGCGGAGCTCCGCGGCTGCGCGGCGGGGCCCTTCGCCTATTTCCGAGCGCGCGCGGAGAACGGACGATGA
- a CDS encoding glycosyltransferase: MIAPCTRPEFLEVSVIVPTRNRARFLLRLLDALRAQTFPADRFEVLPVVNATEDDTMEQILRFDTPFALRPIETDAPGAASARNRGASEAQADLLLFLDDDVIPSPGLIEAHASAHDTAERFVGIGPYYPVHLRTVDFFRIATRNWWEDLFMEMGRPDHRFTYRDVLSGNLSMRADLFRALGGFARDFAACDGEDWELGVRVVRRGVPVRFLPEARAHHLEHETMTLERSFVRARREGRGDARISRRFPELEPALAPPWGKPWDLSRRRAPVLLARCAPRTCEAPARALARLLPLLEGMRMRRSWKCVYHFIRGYWRWRGYFEEMRAIRAERDSGTPSEETIVLEETTLLLDEGIEEALRRVDRERPSAVRIIHGGRAIGTISAVPGAEPLRGAHLRRILGGALADTLAANGEDGDWSR; this comes from the coding sequence ATGATCGCCCCATGCACCCGCCCGGAGTTCCTTGAAGTCAGCGTGATCGTTCCGACGCGGAATCGAGCTCGATTTCTTCTTCGCCTTCTGGACGCGCTCCGCGCGCAGACCTTTCCGGCGGACCGCTTCGAGGTCCTCCCGGTCGTGAACGCGACCGAGGACGACACGATGGAACAGATCCTGCGCTTCGACACCCCGTTCGCGCTTCGACCGATCGAAACGGACGCGCCGGGAGCCGCCTCCGCTCGCAACCGCGGGGCGTCCGAGGCGCAAGCGGATCTCCTCCTCTTTCTCGACGACGACGTGATCCCGTCCCCCGGTCTCATCGAAGCGCACGCGAGCGCGCACGATACGGCCGAACGGTTCGTCGGCATCGGACCCTACTACCCGGTTCATCTACGAACCGTTGATTTCTTCCGAATCGCCACTCGAAACTGGTGGGAGGATCTCTTCATGGAGATGGGGAGGCCCGACCATCGTTTCACGTATCGAGATGTCCTCTCCGGCAATCTATCGATGCGGGCCGATCTCTTCCGTGCGCTCGGAGGGTTCGCGCGCGATTTCGCCGCGTGCGACGGCGAGGACTGGGAGCTGGGGGTCCGGGTTGTTCGGCGCGGAGTCCCTGTCCGATTCCTCCCGGAGGCGCGGGCGCACCACCTCGAGCACGAGACGATGACGCTCGAACGGTCCTTCGTGCGCGCCCGACGGGAAGGCCGCGGAGACGCGCGCATCTCTCGCCGCTTTCCCGAGCTTGAGCCTGCTCTCGCGCCCCCGTGGGGAAAGCCGTGGGATCTCTCCCGAAGGCGCGCGCCGGTTCTCCTCGCGCGCTGCGCCCCGCGGACGTGCGAGGCTCCCGCGCGGGCGCTTGCGCGTCTCCTCCCCCTTCTCGAAGGCATGCGCATGCGCCGGAGCTGGAAGTGCGTCTATCACTTCATCCGAGGATACTGGCGTTGGAGAGGGTACTTTGAAGAGATGCGGGCAATCCGCGCCGAGCGAGATTCCGGTACTCCGTCCGAGGAGACGATCGTGCTCGAGGAGACGACACTTCTGCTCGACGAAGGGATCGAAGAGGCGCTCCGGAGGGTGGACCGAGAAAGACCGTCGGCCGTCCGGATCATTCATGGCGGCCGCGCGATCGGGACGATCTCTGCGGTGCCGGGGGCGGAACCGCTTCGGGGGGCTCATCTTCGCCGAATTCTCGGCGGGGCGCTCGCGGACACCCTGGCTGCGAACGGGGAGGACGGCGATTGGTCTCGGTGA
- a CDS encoding ABC transporter ATP-binding protein: protein MSSSSARPVRIECRGVCKRFYYYSHKTTTLREWFIRAVMRRPLHVRSHEFILRDFNLRVESGEVVALIGRNGSGKSTALRLIAGIYAPTAGTIRVNGRLASVIELGVGFHPDLTGAENVELAAGMMGLGPRALRQRYEEIIDFAEIGAFIEMPMKYYSTGMSARLAFAVSMCADPDVVLIDEVLAVGDEAFRGKCIERLASFVERGGTILLVSHEMPTVANLCHRAVWMENGRIRKAGPADEVVAAYQTESGSRSELEE, encoded by the coding sequence ATGAGCTCGTCTAGCGCGCGCCCCGTCCGCATCGAGTGCCGCGGCGTCTGCAAGCGCTTCTACTATTACAGCCACAAGACCACCACGCTTCGGGAGTGGTTCATCCGCGCCGTCATGCGCCGTCCCCTGCACGTACGGAGCCACGAGTTCATCCTTCGAGACTTCAATCTTCGCGTGGAAAGCGGCGAGGTCGTCGCGTTGATCGGCCGGAACGGCTCGGGGAAGAGCACGGCGCTCCGGCTCATCGCGGGGATCTACGCGCCGACCGCGGGGACGATCCGCGTGAACGGGCGCCTCGCGTCGGTGATCGAGCTCGGGGTCGGCTTCCACCCCGATCTCACGGGCGCGGAGAACGTCGAGCTCGCCGCCGGAATGATGGGGCTCGGCCCGCGCGCCCTCCGGCAACGATACGAAGAGATCATCGATTTCGCGGAGATCGGCGCCTTCATCGAGATGCCGATGAAGTACTACTCCACTGGGATGAGCGCGCGCCTCGCCTTCGCGGTCTCGATGTGCGCCGATCCGGACGTCGTGCTGATCGACGAGGTGCTCGCCGTCGGGGACGAGGCGTTCCGCGGCAAGTGCATCGAACGGCTCGCCTCGTTCGTCGAGCGGGGCGGGACGATCCTCCTCGTGAGCCACGAGATGCCGACCGTCGCGAACCTCTGTCACCGCGCCGTTTGGATGGAGAACGGCCGCATCCGAAAGGCCGGCCCGGCCGACGAGGTCGTCGCGGCCTACCAAACGGAAAGCGGCTCCCGATCTGAACTTGAGGAATGA
- a CDS encoding ABC transporter permease → MSVPIERSTESGGPGAAHRGVIAGRARELWRFRFMLRSLILRDLKVKYKRSTLGFLWTFLNPLLTVGILIAVFRIVIRIPLEHYWAFLLSGYFAWNAVQHMLLSSSYILQTHSGLLRSTAFPKEVLLFGAAISRLIELAIELTLILAVLGLVHHQGAPIGFAFLPLLMLLLAITTAGFMFPIATASVLFTDVQHTLPILTTSLFYLTPIFYPADMVPESFRGLYFANPFARLITLFHQALYEGRVPDGGLLLGTAAIALGLFAAGYAIFNRYKDVCNELV, encoded by the coding sequence ATGAGCGTGCCGATCGAACGATCCACGGAATCGGGAGGGCCGGGGGCGGCGCATCGGGGAGTGATCGCCGGGCGGGCGAGGGAGCTCTGGCGCTTCCGCTTCATGCTGAGGAGCCTCATCCTTCGCGATCTCAAGGTGAAGTACAAGCGATCGACCCTCGGTTTTCTGTGGACCTTTCTGAACCCGCTCCTCACCGTCGGGATCCTGATCGCGGTCTTCCGGATCGTCATCCGGATCCCGCTCGAGCACTACTGGGCGTTTCTTCTCTCCGGGTATTTCGCGTGGAACGCCGTGCAGCACATGCTTCTCTCCTCGTCGTACATTCTGCAGACCCACTCGGGGCTCCTCCGGAGCACGGCCTTTCCGAAAGAGGTCCTCCTCTTCGGAGCGGCGATCTCCCGGCTGATCGAGCTTGCGATCGAGCTCACGCTGATCCTCGCGGTGCTCGGCCTGGTTCACCATCAGGGGGCGCCGATCGGCTTCGCGTTCCTTCCCCTTCTCATGCTCCTTCTCGCAATCACGACCGCGGGCTTCATGTTCCCGATCGCGACCGCCTCGGTCCTCTTCACCGACGTTCAGCACACGCTCCCGATCCTCACGACCTCGCTCTTCTACCTGACGCCGATCTTCTATCCCGCCGACATGGTCCCGGAGTCCTTTCGCGGGCTCTACTTCGCGAACCCGTTCGCGCGCCTCATCACGCTCTTCCATCAAGCGCTCTACGAGGGGCGCGTTCCGGACGGCGGGCTTCTTCTCGGCACCGCGGCCATCGCGCTCGGTCTTTTCGCGGCCGGGTACGCGATCTTCAACCGGTACAAGGACGTCTGCAATGAGCTCGTCTAG
- a CDS encoding glycosyltransferase translates to MVSVIIPARNAADTLPDTIRSLEDQTFSKWEAIVVENSSTDDTAIVAERFCARDARVRVLRHPGGGASAARNAGLRAARFDWVLFLDADDRIQPTYLEKMTGALRGDPLLDGVYCGFTRETERGLPGGSDLHEDDKDLFRVFARCCAWSIHCVVARKALVQEVGGFPEDLVTCEDWLLWQRLFRAGARFARVPELLAVYRIRPASASQDGLRMARDTIRVVGIGHGPDPAVRSPRPEHARGLPETEVGAARLAALAWPAALLVGHSEDGRRVLDLVPGDRDPNFSPEILAYTLFHAARLTRSLPENAWIDLWPEVGGRVRELLDAYEKHTGAPHLARRAMRILESIVLSTTDENRSLTFGSLRKVGIELSEKIPELAAGPGVERVDCALAFMGRPVGSVHLPVCDGIVPSAVLADAVASEDAYSLLRLYWEELDRGRFRPGRSFLFKIARRAARAAGSLLGNRRRDFEEWALATIDEFALSSEMDFGKDSGPPIRVAREAIPRVELCAPIPNLEVEGGETDIVLAFAGRAIGKVRVRADRGIVRASELRRAAIEACGLDLFCLVVRESVLERSLRDGVPLRERLREKLERTQAENRSGEAAGSDPAREAALYGFRPEGTVLFARRDPLAVGTSASRRAAFPANAVPDLLETARALGEASFVPPESAEEPRRALYVPEWIAPVKTRSARPFACPDPRRVRARNTAVRFIQRAFPTARRALGKHAIADRLPILLYHRIAEDGPAELARYRVSPAAFEEQMRHLLDRGYRAIDLDEWAEARTRRRQIRGRAVLITFDDGYEDFARNAWPILRAAGFRATVFLVANLVGKRAVWDDSVGEGAPLLGEDAVRALQEEGVLFGSHAMNHVPLTALSPEEIVREGTQSRRELARLLGEPPRAFAYPFGDEGALVRHLIGASGYVYGLTCDHAHARYSHPLLALPRLEVEGSFTIERFARLIETREKGI, encoded by the coding sequence TTGGTCTCGGTGATCATTCCCGCTCGGAACGCGGCCGACACGCTGCCGGACACGATCCGATCCCTTGAAGATCAAACTTTCTCGAAATGGGAGGCGATCGTCGTCGAGAACAGCTCGACAGACGACACCGCGATCGTGGCCGAGCGCTTCTGTGCGAGAGACGCGCGCGTCCGAGTTCTCCGGCACCCCGGCGGGGGCGCGAGCGCGGCGCGGAACGCGGGCCTCCGCGCGGCGCGCTTCGACTGGGTTCTCTTCCTCGACGCGGACGATCGGATTCAGCCGACCTATCTCGAGAAGATGACCGGGGCTCTCCGAGGCGACCCGCTCCTCGACGGGGTCTATTGCGGTTTCACGCGCGAGACGGAACGCGGTCTGCCGGGAGGATCCGACCTCCACGAGGACGACAAAGACCTCTTCCGCGTCTTCGCGCGCTGCTGCGCTTGGAGCATCCACTGCGTTGTCGCGCGAAAGGCTCTCGTCCAGGAAGTCGGCGGGTTCCCCGAGGATCTCGTCACATGCGAGGATTGGCTTCTCTGGCAACGTCTGTTCCGGGCGGGGGCCCGTTTCGCCCGCGTCCCCGAGCTGCTCGCCGTTTACCGAATCCGTCCAGCTTCCGCTTCACAGGACGGGCTCCGGATGGCGCGCGACACGATCCGGGTCGTCGGGATCGGCCACGGTCCCGACCCGGCCGTCCGGAGCCCGCGTCCCGAGCACGCGAGGGGTCTACCGGAGACGGAGGTGGGCGCCGCGCGCCTTGCGGCCCTCGCGTGGCCCGCAGCCCTCCTCGTCGGGCACAGCGAGGACGGCCGGCGCGTCCTCGACCTCGTCCCAGGCGATCGTGATCCGAACTTTTCACCGGAGATTCTCGCCTATACCCTCTTCCATGCGGCTCGCCTCACACGGTCGCTCCCCGAAAACGCATGGATCGACCTATGGCCCGAGGTGGGGGGCCGGGTTCGAGAGCTGCTCGACGCGTACGAGAAACACACGGGAGCCCCGCACCTCGCGCGCCGCGCGATGCGGATCCTCGAGTCGATCGTCCTTTCGACGACCGACGAGAATCGCTCGCTGACGTTCGGGTCGCTGCGGAAAGTCGGTATCGAGCTCTCCGAGAAGATCCCGGAGCTCGCGGCCGGACCCGGCGTCGAGAGGGTCGATTGCGCGCTCGCTTTCATGGGAAGACCGGTCGGATCGGTTCACCTCCCCGTTTGCGATGGGATCGTTCCCTCGGCGGTTCTCGCGGACGCGGTCGCAAGCGAGGATGCCTATTCTCTCCTCCGCCTCTATTGGGAGGAGCTCGACCGGGGAAGGTTCCGCCCCGGGCGTTCGTTCCTTTTCAAGATCGCGCGGCGCGCCGCGCGAGCGGCGGGGTCGCTCCTAGGCAATCGGAGACGGGATTTCGAGGAGTGGGCGCTCGCCACGATCGACGAGTTCGCGTTATCGAGCGAGATGGATTTCGGGAAGGACTCCGGCCCGCCGATCCGCGTCGCCCGAGAGGCGATTCCGCGCGTGGAGTTGTGCGCGCCGATCCCGAACCTCGAGGTCGAAGGAGGGGAAACCGACATCGTTCTCGCCTTCGCGGGGCGTGCGATCGGGAAAGTTCGTGTCCGCGCTGACCGAGGGATCGTCCGCGCGAGCGAGCTTCGCCGCGCAGCGATCGAAGCTTGCGGTCTCGACCTTTTTTGCCTGGTTGTTCGCGAATCCGTCCTCGAGCGTTCGCTTCGGGACGGCGTCCCGCTCCGGGAAAGGCTTCGAGAGAAGCTCGAGCGAACGCAGGCCGAGAATCGCTCGGGAGAGGCGGCCGGGTCCGACCCCGCCCGGGAGGCGGCCCTCTACGGATTCAGGCCGGAAGGAACGGTTCTGTTCGCCCGCCGGGATCCGCTTGCCGTCGGCACGAGCGCCTCGCGCCGCGCGGCCTTCCCCGCGAACGCAGTCCCCGACCTCCTCGAAACAGCGCGCGCTCTAGGGGAAGCGAGTTTCGTCCCTCCCGAATCGGCCGAAGAACCGCGCCGCGCGCTCTATGTGCCCGAGTGGATCGCGCCGGTGAAGACGCGAAGCGCGCGCCCCTTCGCGTGCCCCGATCCCCGAAGAGTCCGCGCGCGGAACACAGCGGTTCGTTTCATCCAGCGCGCATTCCCCACCGCCCGCCGGGCACTCGGCAAGCACGCGATCGCGGATCGCCTCCCGATCCTTCTCTACCACCGAATCGCGGAGGACGGACCCGCCGAGCTCGCGCGCTACCGCGTCTCCCCTGCGGCGTTCGAAGAGCAAATGCGCCACCTCCTGGATCGCGGATATCGGGCGATCGACCTGGACGAGTGGGCGGAGGCGAGAACGAGGCGGCGGCAAATCCGGGGACGCGCGGTTCTCATCACCTTCGACGACGGCTATGAAGACTTCGCTAGGAACGCCTGGCCGATTCTGCGCGCGGCAGGATTTCGCGCGACGGTCTTCCTGGTCGCGAATCTCGTCGGGAAGCGCGCCGTGTGGGACGATTCGGTCGGGGAGGGTGCACCGCTCCTCGGAGAGGATGCGGTGCGCGCGCTCCAAGAGGAGGGAGTTCTCTTCGGCTCTCACGCGATGAACCACGTCCCCCTCACGGCGCTTTCCCCGGAGGAGATCGTGCGGGAGGGGACCCAATCGCGGCGCGAGCTTGCCCGTCTCCTCGGGGAACCGCCGCGGGCCTTTGCGTATCCCTTCGGGGACGAGGGAGCGCTGGTCCGGCATCTGATCGGCGCCTCCGGCTATGTATATGGGCTGACGTGCGACCACGCTCACGCCCGTTACTCGCATCCTCTGCTCGCCCTGCCGCGCCTGGAGGTGGAGGGGAGCTTCACGATCGAGAGGTTCGCCCGGTTGATCGAGACAAGAGAGAAGGGGATCTGA
- a CDS encoding T9SS type A sorting domain-containing protein, with the protein MIGRNARLLPLVFALGLSAALLPAEDQRTVTVTWRNPPDADLAGILVRFSRERAPAHPEEGEEGGRFPARPGESGSFLHQGILPGETYYYSVFAFDEIPNYSEPASVSIRIHDRAGASPIPPDPRYLALEPNRPNPFNPNTSIRFEIRAPQRVRLEIFDAAGARVVSLVDEPSATGVHVVPWDGKNARGELLPTGFYFYRIATENAHLARKMVLIR; encoded by the coding sequence GTGATCGGTCGAAACGCGCGTCTTCTTCCGCTCGTGTTCGCACTGGGTCTCTCGGCGGCTCTTCTTCCGGCCGAAGACCAGCGAACGGTCACCGTGACTTGGCGAAACCCGCCGGACGCCGACCTTGCCGGGATCCTCGTCCGCTTCTCGAGGGAACGCGCGCCGGCGCATCCCGAGGAGGGAGAGGAGGGGGGGCGCTTCCCGGCCCGGCCGGGCGAATCGGGATCCTTCTTGCATCAAGGGATTCTGCCCGGGGAGACCTACTACTACTCCGTCTTCGCGTTCGACGAGATCCCGAACTACTCCGAGCCGGCTTCCGTGAGCATTCGAATCCACGATCGGGCGGGCGCCTCTCCGATTCCCCCGGATCCGCGCTATCTGGCGCTCGAGCCGAACCGCCCGAATCCCTTCAACCCGAACACGTCGATCCGCTTCGAGATCCGCGCGCCGCAGAGGGTGCGGCTCGAGATCTTCGACGCGGCCGGCGCGCGGGTCGTCTCGCTCGTCGATGAGCCGAGCGCCACGGGGGTCCACGTCGTCCCCTGGGACGGGAAGAACGCTCGGGGGGAACTCCTCCCGACCGGATTCTATTTCTACCGAATCGCCACCGAGAACGCCCACCTCGCAAGAAAGATGGTGCTGATCCGATGA